From a single Tachypleus tridentatus isolate NWPU-2018 chromosome 6, ASM421037v1, whole genome shotgun sequence genomic region:
- the LOC143254145 gene encoding uncharacterized protein LOC143254145 isoform X3 has product MRTVPRASSGTVSDTDSAQTGCELVIPPVEECQNQIRFIPEDLFTDMPKLKSLDISINQISVLPEQTFKPVFTSLDRLIVIGLPFTCDCRLSWIKPQWKERKSLMLVEWHESSRAENLPILLGDGFQTSRLKI; this is encoded by the exons atgagaacagttccacgagcgagtagcggaactgtgagtgataccgACAGCGCCCAGACCGGTTGCGAGttggtcatacctccagtggaagaatg cCAAAACCAAATACGTTTTATTCCGGAAGATCTGTTTACAGATATGCCCAAACTGAAATCGCTCGACATCTCCATCAATCAAATATCTGTGCTACCCGAACAAACTTTCAAACCAGTCTTCACGTCACTAGATAGACTTATTGTAATTG GTTTACCCTTCACATGTGACTGTCGTCTATCCTGGATTAAACCTCAATGGAAAGAGAGAAAGTCGTTGATGCTAGTGGAATGGCACGAGTCGTCACGTGCAGAGAACCTCCCAATCTTGCTGGGAGACGGGTTCCAGACCTCAAGGCTGAAGATTTGA
- the LOC143254144 gene encoding triosephosphate isomerase-like — MSDRKFFVGGNWKMNGSKSKIDDIVNFMVTGPLNANTEVVVGCPSIYLDYTRKALPPTIGVAAQNCYKVASGAFTGEISPAMIKDVGVEWVILGHSERRSIFGENDQLVAEKVGHALAEGLKVIACVGELLEERESGKTEEVVFRQTKAIADKVSDWSKVVIAYEPVWAIGTGKTASPQQAQEVHAQLRKWLTDNVSADVASKTRLIYGGSVTAGNCKDLAKEPDVDGFLVGGASLKPDFVEIINAKA, encoded by the exons atgtcTGACAGAAAATTCTTTGTTGGTGGAAACTGGAAGATGAATGGAAGCAAATCTAAAATAGATGATATTGTGAATTTCATGGTTACCGGTCCACTCAACGCGAACACTG AAGTTGTTGTTGGATGCCCTTCTATCTACCTTGACTACACCCGAAAGGCTTTACCACCTACAATTGGTGTTGCAGCCCAAAACTGCTACAAGGTTGCAAGTGGTGCATTTACTGGCGAGATCAG TCCAGCTATGATCAAAGATGTTGGAGTTGAGTGGGTGATCCTTGGACATTCTGAACGGCGCAGCATTTTTGGAGAGAACGACCag TTGGTTGCCGAGAAAGTTGGACACGCTCTGGCAGAAGGCTTGAAAGTCATTGCTTGTGTTGGTGAATTGCTGGAAGAGAGAGAGAGTGGTAAAACTGAAGAAGTTGTCTTCCGACAAACCAAAGCTATTGCTG ATAAAGTGTCTGACTGGAGTAAAGTTGTTATTGCTTATGAACCAGTATGGGCCATTGGAACTGGAAAAACTGCCTCTCCTCAGCAG GCACAGGAAGTTCATGCACAACTCAGGAAATGGCTGACTGATAATGTCTCGGCAGATGTAGCCAGCAAAACTCGGCTGATTTATGGTG GATCTGTCACTGCAGGAAACTGCAAAGACCTAGCCAAAGAACCAGATGTGGATGGTTTCCTGGTTGGTGGAGCATCTTTAAAGCCAGATTTTGTTGAGATTATCAATGCCAAAGCTTAA
- the LOC143254145 gene encoding uncharacterized protein LOC143254145 isoform X1 has product MRGALEKAARGENKLSCENRLWTKLVEDRFLYTACVKYQPIQNQIRFIPEDLFTDMPKLKSLDISINQISVLPEQTFKPVFTSLDRLIVIGLPFTCDCRLSWIKPQWKERKSLMLVEWHESSRAENLPILLGDGFQTSRLKI; this is encoded by the exons ATGCGAGGAGCTCTAGAGAAGGCAGCGAGAGGAGAAAATAAGCTATCATGTGAAAATCGACTGTGGACAAAACTGGTGGAAGACAGATTTCTTTATACAGCCTGCGTCAAGTACCAGCCAAT cCAAAACCAAATACGTTTTATTCCGGAAGATCTGTTTACAGATATGCCCAAACTGAAATCGCTCGACATCTCCATCAATCAAATATCTGTGCTACCCGAACAAACTTTCAAACCAGTCTTCACGTCACTAGATAGACTTATTGTAATTG GTTTACCCTTCACATGTGACTGTCGTCTATCCTGGATTAAACCTCAATGGAAAGAGAGAAAGTCGTTGATGCTAGTGGAATGGCACGAGTCGTCACGTGCAGAGAACCTCCCAATCTTGCTGGGAGACGGGTTCCAGACCTCAAGGCTGAAGATTTGA
- the LOC143254145 gene encoding uncharacterized protein LOC143254145 isoform X2 → MGHFSSLVNVNFERNYLTEIKRSNFPRPASELEYIDLNQNQIRFIPEDLFTDMPKLKSLDISINQISVLPEQTFKPVFTSLDRLIVIGLPFTCDCRLSWIKPQWKERKSLMLVEWHESSRAENLPILLGDGFQTSRLKI, encoded by the exons ATGGGCCACTTTTCATCTTTGGTAAACGTCAACTTTGAAAGAAACTACTTAACAGAAATAAAGCGTTCGAACTTTCCAAGACCAGCATCAGAACTGGAGTATATAGATTTGAA cCAAAACCAAATACGTTTTATTCCGGAAGATCTGTTTACAGATATGCCCAAACTGAAATCGCTCGACATCTCCATCAATCAAATATCTGTGCTACCCGAACAAACTTTCAAACCAGTCTTCACGTCACTAGATAGACTTATTGTAATTG GTTTACCCTTCACATGTGACTGTCGTCTATCCTGGATTAAACCTCAATGGAAAGAGAGAAAGTCGTTGATGCTAGTGGAATGGCACGAGTCGTCACGTGCAGAGAACCTCCCAATCTTGCTGGGAGACGGGTTCCAGACCTCAAGGCTGAAGATTTGA